The Thermosipho melanesiensis BI429 sequence TTTCTTTCATCCTTTATTATTCCCATATTTCTAAGTAATGCTAAGTGTTGTGAAAGATTGGGTTGACTTACTTTGAGTATATCTAGAAGTTCACATACACAATGTGGTTTTTTATTAAGCAGATACAAAATTTTTAATCTTGTGGGATGTCCCATTGCTTTTAATATGTTTGCTGTGGATATTATTTTTTCTTCCATCTTTTTCCTCCTTTCTCACTTATTATAACTAATTCTTATTATTTTTGTCAATTTGTTGTTAAAAATTTCTGCTAAAATGTTAGTAATCCTAACAAAGGGGGTGGATTTGTGGGGATATACAGAGATCTTTTTAAAATAGCAATTCCCGTAGCGCTACAGCAGTTTTTATTTAGTAGTGTGAGTTTTTTGGACACGTTGATGATAGGTAGATTAGGAGAAGATGCAATTGCAGCTATTGGTCTTGCAAATCAGTTTTTCTTTTTTTACAATATAGTATTATTTGGTCTTGTTTCTGGTGGAGCAATCTTTTTTTCCCAATTTTGGGGGAAAGGTGACTTTGAAGGATTATCAAAATCTACAGCTCTTACAACTTTATCATCTCTTTTTGTTTCTATTCCGTTTTTTGTTTTAAGCTTGTTTTTCCCAGGTTATGTAATGAGATTTTTTTCTCCAGATCCTATTGTTATTGAACTTGGAGTAAAATATATAAAGATTTTGTCAATATCTTTTCCTATATTTGCAATATCAATGGTATTTTCATTTATGCTTAGAAGTATACACAAAGCCCACATTCCAATGTATACTACGATAATAGAATTAACAACAAACGTTTTTCTAAACTATGTACTTATTTTTGGAAATTTTGGTTTTCCAAAATTAGGAGTTATAGGTGCTGCAATTGCGACGGTTTTTTCAAGGATTATAGGTTTATTTGTTTTGATTGTAACAGTGAAGTTACAGAAACTTCCAGGTATGTTTTCCTTACATCACATAGGAGCGCTAAACAAAAATTTTATAAACCGCTTTTTTCACTATACACTTCCTACACTTGCCAATGAATTTGCATGGTCACTTGGTTTTACCATGTATTCTGTGATTTATGCACATATGAGTACAAAAGTTATAGCGGCAAGGAATATAATAGGTACCATCGAAGGGTTTGCATGGGCATTTTCTTTTTCACTTGCAAATGCAGCATCGGTAATAATTGGTAATTATTTAGGGGCAAAAAGATTTGGAGAAGCGTATAAGATTTCAAGAAAAATAATCAAACTCACGGAAATTGTAGCCACAATATCTGCCGCTGCAACTTATATATTAACAGTTTTTTCAGTTGATCTGTTCAATATATCTCAAGATGTAAAAAGTTTGGTGATAGTTGCTATGGCTATATCCATGGGATTTGTTCCTATTAAAATATTTAATGGTTTAAATATCGTTGGTTTTTTACGTGCAGGCGGAGATACAAGATTTTCCTTTGCGGTAGAGGCAACAACCCTTTGGGTTTTGGGTGTTCCGCTTGCAGCGATAGGTGGATTAATATTAAAACTAAGTTTTCCATTGGTTTTACTATTAACAATGGTAGATGAAATTACAAAGTTTTTCATACTTTTATCAAGGTATAAAAGTAGAAAATGGGTAAGAAATGTGGTTGAAAATATCTAGATTTCAAGATATTTTATCTCTTTTTCCATCTCATCGATTTTTTGTAGCAAGTTAAGTATTTTTTCCTCTAATTTTTCTTTTTCTTCAGAAAGTTCCATTGCTTTTATATAATCAGAACCAACATTTAATAGTTTTAAATCAATTTCATCTATTTTTTTCAACAACCTTTTTTCTTCTTCGTTTAATTTTTCTATTTCCATCTTTAATTTTTTTATCCTATTTTTTCTTCTCTTTTTTTCTTCGTAATCTGTATTTATTATTTTTTCTTCTTTTTTTTCTTCCTTTGGTTCGTATTGTGATATATCGGATACCTCAAGTAATTTTTTGTCTTTTAAAATAAAATATCTGTTACAAACATTCTTTACAAGTTCTTCGTCGTGGGAAACAAGTATAAGGCTTCCTTTGTATTCTTTTAGAGCGTCTTCAAGTGCTTCTACAGTTTCAAGATCCATGTGATTGGTAGGTTCGTCTAATATCAATAGATTTGGTTTTTTAAGCAGTACTTTTGCAAGGGCGAGAATTTGCCTTTCTCCACCGCTTAATTCGGAGATAGTTTTGAAAACGTCTTCGCCTTTGAAACCAAATCTTCCTGCATATGCTCTGATTACATAGTCTGGTTGCATTTCCATTTCATTTGCTATTTCTTCAAAGACACTATTTTCTTCATCTAACTCTTCCACAAACTGATCTAAAAATTCCACTTTTACGTTATATCCAAATTCTACTAACCCTTCTCCTTTAAGTTTTCCAGAAATAAACTTTAAGATAGTACTCTTTCCAGAGCCATTGGGTCCTAGGATAGCTATTTTATCACCACTGTATACTGTGAAGGTTACATCATCTATGATATTTAGAAATTTTAACCCTTTTACGTTCAATACTATATAACCTGTATTTTCTGGGATAGGGATGGAGACATTTTTTTTCGTTTCTTCTTCAAAAATAACTTCAGATTGTAGCTCTTCTAAAATCTTCTGTAGAATTTTTTCTTTACTTTTTGCTTGTTTTATAAACTTTTCTCTTCCCCATTTTCTGTATCTTTCAATAATTTTCTTCAACCTCTCTATTTCCCTTTGCTTATTTTTCATCGAACGTTTTTGATGGAGTATTAACGACTCTCTTTCTTTAAGATATGCATCAAATCCCATTCTAAAATCCCATATCTTTCCGTTGTTGATTTCTAAAAATCTTTCACACGTGTCCCTTAAAAAACTTCTATCGTGTGAAATTATTATATATCCACCTTTAAAGCTTTTTAGTAGATTTTTTAAAAAGTGAATTCCCGCTATATCTAAATAATTAGTAGGTTCGTCTAAAAGTATGAAATCTGCTTCTTCTAGAAAAAGTCTACCTATTTGTAATCTTGTTTTTTCTCCCCCACTAAACGTGCTTAAGTTTCTTTTCCAGTCTTCTTCTTCAAAACCAAAACCTTTAAGAATACTTCTTACAAGTCTTTCTTTTTCCGGAGTATCAGCTACCTCCATATAATATTCGTAAGGGGTATTACTGCTAAATGTTCTATACTGGTCGAGGTAAACCACCTTACCGGTGGTATTTATTTGTCCTGTATATTCTTTGAATTCACCAACTATTGCCTTTAAAAGCGTTGTTTTACCACTTCCATTTTTTCCTATTAATGCTACTTTTTCACCATCAGAAATATTTAATGATACATTATTTAAGAGTTCTTTTCCTGGAAAATGTAAGGATACGTTGTTTAGTACTATCAAATTTTTCACCTCAAGCTTTTTTTCAATACTTTAAAGTTTTCTATGCATAACAAAATTAAGAATAAGTGCCATAAAACTATGCAAATACCTATAATCCATGCATGGATTCCTACTGGTTGAGTATCACCATGTGCAAGACCAGCTGCAACCGAATAAATCTGTGCAAATAGTATAGAAGCAATTTCTAAAGTTAAAAAATAGATTAATTTTTTAACCATCACGTGTTTTTTTAATGCAAAAAAGATAATCCCAATGCTACCTATTATAGTGAAACCTATTAATTCAGCTGGCATTAGATAATCGTAGAGAAATCCTTTTTTTGTAAAAAGTGCAACAAATGAAAAAAAGATAGGTAGTAGAATTGGTAAAACGGAAATACCAAAAAACATATACCCAAAGAACTTTTTCATAAATATCACCCCTATTGTATTTTAACATAAAAAAATCCCATCCATTTAATGGATGGGATTTTAATTACTCTGCATTTCATTTTTTTTCTTTGACAGAAATAGTGGTAATAGGCAGACAAAAAAGTAGCTAATTGAAAATGAATATGGAATCCCAAGGAGCAACATTTCAAGTAAAATGATAAATGATAAAATTAACAGTATATTTTTTTGTTTTTTTTCGGTTATGGAAACGTTGCCTATAAATAAAAGAGGGAAGAATATATATATGGTTTTAAATTTGAAAAATATAACAATTGGAATAAAAATTATGATTACGAAAAATAATAAGAAATTTCTGAAAAACAAATTTTTATTCAACCTAAAGTTTAAATAAAGCAGAAATAGTGTACTTACAAAAACTATTCCTCCAACATTAACCTCTTTAAATTCTAAATACGTAAGCGAAAAAAACAAAATTAAAAAGATTAAAAATAAATAAATTTCCTTTCTCATACTCTCCCCCCTTACTTGATGTCAATGTTGTAACTTCCATTTATTTCTGAATTAGGATATAATCTTTTTAATCGGTTTATTTGTTTTATCATAAAATTACGTGCGTATTCATATGCTTTGGTAATCGAGGTTACTATAACTTTATCGAGAAAATTATATATTTTACTTTTTACGTTTCCAAATTCATGATCTATCCACTCGGTAACAAACACATTAACATAAATAGAAGCTATTGAGTATCCGCCATTCCCAGGATCTAATTTAAAATCTTCATTTCCGTAAAGAATGTACCCGGTGTTTTTCATGCTAAATCCTATAATACATAATATTAATATAACAAAAAAAATAGAAATCTTTTTTATAAAACCACCTCCAAGCTAAAGATTTACGAATATATTATAGCACAACATTAATGAAAAATTAATGAAAAATTGTATAATTATCAATTTTGTTATTTTATTTTAAAACTAAAATAACTTAATGTTTTTTTGTGAGAAAACAGAATGTTATCTGAATATTTACTAAGTAGTTACGAACTTAGTTAGATATGTGATACAATTTATCATGGACAATATTGGGAGGTGATTAAATGCCAAATCCACAGTTTAATTTAAACAATGATAACGAAAAAATAAAAGAAAAGATGTCGAAGGTAAAACACAAAATAGCAGTTTTGAGTGGAAAAGGTGGCGTGGGAAAGACAACTGTTGCGGTGAATTTGGCAACTGCGCTTGCAGAAAGTGGGTATAGAGTTGGAATTTTAGATCTTGATATGCATGGTCCAAATATAGTGAGAATGTTAGGAGAGAAAAATCCTACAGTTGATGGTGAGGAAATAGTTCCGGCGGAAATTCTTCCAAATCTGAAAGCTTTATCAATTGGTATGCTTGTTGAGAGTGGAAAGGCGGTAATTTGGAGAGGGCCATTAAAACATTCTGCGATAAAACAATTTTTGGGAGATACGAAATGGGGAGAATTGGATTACTTAATCTTTGACCTTCCGCCTGGAACAGGAGATGAAGCACTTAGTTTATTTCAAACAATACCGGAATTAGACGGTGTAGTTATGGTAACAACTCCTCAAAAAGTGGCGCTTGATGACGTTAGAAGGGCAATAGATTTTGTACATGCGATGAATAAGAAATTGTTGGGGATTGTAGAGAACATGTCATATGTTAAATGTCCAAAGTGTGAAGAAAAAATTGAAATATTTGGAAGTGGTGGTGGAAAAATATTAGCTGAAGAATACAATGTTGAACTTCTGGGGCAGATCCCCCTTGATCCAAAAGCGGCAAAGTATGCAGATGAAGGAAAACCAATAACACTTTATATGAGGGAAAGTGAAGTGGAAGCGGAGTTTAGAAAGATAGTAGAAAAAATAGCGAAAATAGTAGAAAAATAAATTTTCCCCATCCGAAGGATGGGGATTTTTTTACATTGTTATCCAATATTCATCAAGTATACACATAGCAATTATGTAATGTGATATAATTTTATGAAGAACTGTTTTTTAGAAAATTTAGTCGAAAATATGTAAAAAATTAGGGGTGGAATACATTGAGAATAGAACCAACAGGTGATCCAAAAATAAAGAATGAAGCAATAAAAAAGAAAAAAAAGGCAAAAGGAAAACATAAAGTGGGGTTTTCAAATGAAACTCCAGGTTTTTTTGATGTGCTTTTGGATGTTGAAGAAGAGAAAATAAACGTTGAACTTGAAAGGATTGTCCAGGATATTTTGGATGCAGGAAATGATTTTGTTAGATCTCCCACTCCAGATACGTTGAGAAGATATAAAGAAAAAATAAAAAAGTTTCTCAAACTTATTGAAAAAAAGATGTATAAATTGGCGGGAAAAATGGATTATTCAACAAATTCTCCAAGGTTACATGTAATAGTTGAGGAAGTTGATGAAAAACTCAAAAATATTGCGGAAAAGCTAATAACTTCTGAAGGTGGAACTATAAATTTTGCCGCTAAGGTTGAAGAGATAAATGGTTTGATTTTGGATCTGTATAAGTAAGGAGGAAGAAGATGAACATATTGGTAACAAATGATGATGGTGTAACCGCAGATGGTATATTGTGTCTTGCAAGGTATTTAAGTAAAAAACACGAAGTAACTGTAGTTGCACCTGAGACTGAACAAAGTGCGGTAGGACATGCGATAACTTTGAGATTTCCATTATGGCTTAGAAAGATTGATATAAATGAAGAATTTGAGATTTACGCGGTTTCTGGGACACCTGCTGATTGTGTAAAAATGGGTATTGATGTTGTGTTGAAGGAAAAACCAGATTTGCTAATTAGCGGAATAAATAGAGGGAATAATTTGGGAACGGATGTTGTTTATTCGGGAACGGTAAGTGGAGCACTAGAAGGTGCAATAGCTGGTGTTCCATCTATTGCAATTTCAAGTTTTAGTTTTGAAAATCCCTTGTACGAAACTGCGGCGAAATTTATATTGGAATTTTTGGAGGAATTTGATGTAAAATCCATTCCAAGGTTTACTGCTTTGAATATAAATGTTCCATCTGTACCGTATGGAGAATTAAAAGGTTGGAAATTAACAAGACAGAGTAAGAGAATGTACGAAGATTATTTTGAACAAAGAAAAGATCCGTCCGGTGGAAATTACTATTGGATGATGGGAAATATAATAGAGAATGATCCAGATCCGAAAGCAGATTACAAAGCTGTTGCAGAAAAGTATGTTTCTGTTACTCCGATAAGTGTTTTTTTAACCAATGAAGAATATTTAAAAAGATTGGAGGAACGCTATGAGGATAAGGCTATACGGTGATCCTATACTTAGAAAATCTGCAAAAGCAGTAAAAGATTTTAAATATCTACAGGAAATAAAGGAAGACATGCTTAAAACAATGTATTTAGAAGATGGGGTAGGTCTTGCCGCACCACAAGTGGGACTTTCATTGAGGTTTTTTGTAATGGACGATGGAAGTGGACCACTTTTTATTGTAAACCCGGAAATCATAGCTCATTCTGAAGAAAAAGAAATTGGCGAGGAAGGATGTCTTAGTTTACCGGGAATTTTTGAAAATGTGGAAAGGTATAAATGGGTGAAATTAAAATTTCAAGATGAATATGGGAAAGTTCAGACAAGATTATTCGAAGGTTACAGTGCAAGGATAGTGCAACACGAAAGAGACCATTTGGATGGTATTTTGTTTATCGACCACCTTCCAAATGCTGTAAAAAGAAGGCTTGCTCCTGAGCTTTCCAAAATAATGAGGATGAGAATGGAGGAAAAAAAGTGAATTTTGAGGATTTTAACTTAAGTGAAAAAACGCTTTACGCAATTAACGAGAAAGGTTTTGAAAAACCAACACCTGTACAGAAGCGAGTTATTCCAATTTTGTTAAACAAAGAAAAAAATCTTATTGTACAGGCAAAAACGGGAACGGGAAAAACAGCTGCATTTGGTATACCACTTATAGAACTTTTAGAAAGTAAAGGTTATGTCCAAGCTATTATATTGACTCCAACAAGGGAATTGGCCTTGCAGGTTTCAGAGGAAATAAATTCGTTAAAAAGAAAGAGGTTAAAGATATTACCCGTATACGGTGGCCAGTCTATTAGTAGGCAAATTGAACATTTAAAAAGAGGTGTGGATATAGTAGTTGGAACTCCGGGGAGAATTTTGGATCATTTAGAAAGAAAAACAATAGATCTTTCGAAGGTAGAGTATTTTATTTTAGACGAAGCAGATGAAATGCTTGATATGGGATTTATAGATGATGTCGAAAAGATTTTAAAAAGTACAAGTGACGAGAAAATCTTTCTAATGTTTTCCGCAACTATACCTAGAAGAATAATTGACCTTGCAAAAAAGTATATAAAAAATTATGAGGTTATTAAAATAGCAGATAAACAGCTTACTACCAATCTTACAGAACAAATATATATTGAATTAAACGAAAATGATAAATTTGAAGCACTTTGTAGAATAATAGATGTAGAAGACGATTTTTATGGCATGGTATTTTGTAGAACAAAGGTAGAAGTTGATAATGTTTCATCTAAACTTATTGAAAGAGGATATGATGCGGAAGCACTACATGGTGATTTTTCACAGTATCAACGTGAAAGGGTACTGAAAAAATTTAAAGAGAAAAGGATAAATATTCTAGTTGCAACGGATGTTGCTGCAAGAGGAATAGATATTTCAGGCTTAACTCATGTAATAAATTATTCTATACCACTTAATCCCGAACATTATGTGCATAGAGTAGGCAGAACGGGGCGAGCAGGGAGAGAAGGTGTAGCGATAACTTTTGTAACTCCAAAAGAGTACAGACAACTATTTAGGATAAAGAAATTCTCAAAAGCAAAGATAAAGGAGGGAAAAATTCCATCGGTTGAGCAGATAATAAGGGCAAAGTCTGAAAGAATAAAAAGTGAATTGTTAAAAGAAGAGAAAAAGTTACCGAATATATATTACAACCTTGCCGATGAGTTATTGAAAAAAACAAATCCTAGGGAGGTAATAGCAAAGCTTTTGAATATGTCTTTTAAATCTTTAAATCCCGAAAAATATGAGAAAGTGTTACCGCCAAAGGAAAATGAAGTGGTAAGGTTGTTTATAGCAAAAGGGAAGCAAGCAGGACTTACAAAAAAAGATCTTGTAAGATTTATAGTTGAAAAGACAAATATAAGTCCTAAGGTGATAAGTGATGTAGTTGTTCTTGATAAGTTTTCTTTCATAACCGTTCCGTATAAAGAAGCGGAAATTATACTATCAATATTTAAAAAACGCGGTAGAAGATCGTTAATCTCAAAAGCTAAAGAGAGAAACTAGGAGGTGGATTATGAGAAAAGTAGGTGTTTTGGTAGTATCCATAGGTATATTGTTATCATTTGTGCTTCTCTTTGCAAGTGGGGATACAAATCAAGGTCCAAAATTTGCTTACATTGATTCGACAAAGGTACTTCAATCTTACAGTAAATTTATAACCCTTCAAGCAAAATATCAAGAAGATGCGGCTTTTTATCAAAAGAAGCTCAATGAACTTGCTGCGGAGATAAATTCCATGAAGGAACAGGGGGTAAGTGAGCAGGAAATAAACAAAAAAATAGCAGAATATTCACAAAAACAACAACAATATTCTCAAATGTTGAATAATGAGTATCAACCTAAGTTTTCACAAATTGAACAGGAAATATTGGAAAAAATAGCACAATATGCTGAAATAATGGGATATGATTTTGTGTTTAATAGTAAGTCTATGGCATATGGTAATTCAAAGTACGATATTACAGCACAATTTATAGAATACCTAAACTCTGCACAATGAGAATATACTGTAGGGGTATAAAAAAGAAATTTGGAAGGAACCAAGTTTTAAATGGAGTAGATTTATATGTAAATACAGGTGAAGTAGTAGGCTTGCTGGGACCAAATGGTTCTGGCAAGACTACTTTATTCAATATAATATTAGGTGTTGTAATTCCAACTTATGGAAGAGTTTTTCTCGATGAGAAAGATATAACAAAGATGCCAATACACAAACGTGCAAGACTTGGAATTACTTATCTTCAACAAGAAACTTCTGTTTTTAGACAACTTACCGTTGAGAATAACTTGAAGTTGGTTTTGGAATATTACGATAAGAATTTTGAAAAAATTCCAAAATTATTGGAAAATTTCGGACTATACGATTTGAGGAAACAGATGGCCTTTAACCTCTCAGGTGGAGAAAAAAGAAGACTAGAACTTGCACGTATGATGACTCTTTCGCCAAAATTTTTATTGTTAGATGAACCGTTTGTGGGAATTGATCCCAAAACTGTTAAAGAAATACAAAAAATGGTGATTGAATTAAAAAAAATGGGGCTGGGGATAATAATTACTGATCATAGTGTGGAGGCATTGATGGATATTGTAGATAGACTTTATGTTATCCACAAAGGTGATATAATTAAGAGTGGAGAACCAGAGAGTGTTTTGAATGATGAAACTGTGAAAAAAGTGTATTTGGGGGGATAGTATGAAAATATTTTTAACGTTATTATTTTCAATTTGGGGACTTTTTTCTCCGGAAAGTGTAATTTCAAACAACGGGGAGTATTTTATAACACAAATGGGAAAGTTGTATGTAAAAGATGGAACAATTATCCATATGACAAAAGACAAGACAGAATCTCTTTTAAAATTAGTAGATCCAAGGGGGATGTATTTAGAGGATAATTTTCTCTGGGTGGTTGATTTTGACAGAGTAGTTAGACTTGATTTAGAAACGGGAAAGTACAAAAATTTTTATGCAAATTTTCCAAGGTACCTAAACGATATAGTAAAATACAAAGGGAGTTTTTATGTAACAGATACATATGGAAATACCATTTACAGAATTAACGATGAAAAAAAATTAGAGGTGGTTTTTAATATTAAAAGTCCAAATGGAATAACAACTGATGGGGAGTATTTGTATGTAATTTCATTTACATCCCCTGCTGTTGTTTACAAGTGCGATGAAAACAAGGTAATTAGTAGTTTTACACTTAAAGATGTAAATGGTGGAGACGGAATATTTTTTGGTGATAATCTCTTTTTTGTCTCAGGTTATAATTCAAAAAATGTTGTGGTATACAATGACAAATGGGAAAAATTATTTGAAAAAACAGGGTTTTCATCTCCTGCGGATTTATACTATTCAAAAAAGACTTTGTATGTTCCTGATATGAAAGAAGGAAAAATATACGTTTTTAAGGTGGAAAATGAGTAGATTTGTAATAAAATTCAAAAAGCTTGGTATGTATAGATTTATTTCAGGTCTTGATACCATATCGTTGATTGAAAGAACTTTTAGGAGAACACAGTTATCACTTATTTTTACTGAAGGTTTTCATCCAAAACCAAAGTTTACTTACATAGATCCCGTTTCTACAGGTGTGATAGATTTAGCGTTTTATCTTACAATAGAGTTTTCTAAAGATTATGACGAAAAAATTGTAAAAAGGAAAATAAAAGAAGTTCAACCGTTATATTTTGTAGTGGATTTAGTTTCAAAAGATGAAATAACACTTTCAAAAATAAATGCGTACGAGTTTTTGGTGATAATAAAGAAGCCATTTGAATTGCCTGGTAAAGTTGTAAAGAAGACAAAGCGGGGATTTAAAGAAATTCAGATATCCACACTAAGAAATTTGGATATTGTTGAAAAAAAAGATTATATTATGTTAAACTATATAGTTGAGAAGGGAAATACTTTTAATCCATATATTTTGTCAGATAATGTGTTTTTAGCTATAAGAAAAGAATGTTATATTGATAACAAACCTGTTTCTTCTCTTTTGAAGGGAGTGTAATTTGTGAAGAAAATTCTTGTAGTAGATGATTCTGAAGTTCTAAGGAAAATAACATCATTTAATCTTAAAAAGGCGGGATATGAAGTTTTCGAGGCGTTTGATGGAATTGATGGCCTTGAAAAAATAAAATCCATTAAACCCGATCTTATTATTCTAGATATTATGATGCCAAGACTTGATGGTTTTGGTGTTTTAAAAGAAAAACAAAAAATTGAAGAAATAAAAGATATTCCAGTGATTATTCTCACAGCTAAAGGAGGAGCAGAAGATGAAAAGATAGCCAAAAGTCTTGGCGCAAATTTGGTCATGACCAAACCATTCAGCCCTTCTATATTGCTTGAAGAAGTTAAGAGGTTGATGTCAGATGATTAAAAAACTTGAAGAGATATATCTTAAATTGTTAGAATTATCAAAAAGTCCAAAGAAGGAATACAATTCCAAAGAGGACTTATGGAGTCTCATAGAGCAGGAGATTGATATAATACAAACGGAATTTTCTTCTTACAAGCAAGAGCTTGAATCTTCTACTTTGTTGATAGAAAGTCAACTTGAAGAGATTTCGAGGTTGTACGAGGAAATTTCAACGTTGTTTGAAATAAGTAAAATAGTTGCATCTAATATTGAAACTAAGCAAATCTTAATGCCTATACTAAGTACATTAAAAAAAGCTATAAATTTTAAATGTGGGATAATAAACATAGATTTTGAAGGAAGTTATTCTGAAGCTATTGGAGAATGTCCAAGCAATTTGGAAAGTTTAGTTTCACAAATAGATGATGATGTGGATATAATCTTTAAGGAAAAGTGTGAGAAGTTAAATAATGAAAGTATAATATACAAAACTATATCTACCGCTTCAAATAAAAAGATGGGATTTATTTTGGTTTCAGGAAAAGAAAGCGGACCAATATTTACCGCCGGAGACAAAAAAATAATTGAATCTGCAGCACAGCAGATTGGAAGCAGTATTGAGAGGGAAATAGCTCTGAAAGAGGAAATAGAAAGAGAGAGGTTAAATCAACAAATAGAAATAGCAAGAAACATACAATTTAATTTCTTTCCAAAAACGTTTCCAAATGATGAAAATTTTGATTCATATGGTGAGAGTATTCCCGCAATTCACGTTGGAGGAGATTATTTTGATGTATTTATGAAAAATGATAGTTTGTATGGAATAGTTGCAGATGTATCTGGAAAAGGCC is a genomic window containing:
- a CDS encoding OmpH family outer membrane protein, coding for MRKVGVLVVSIGILLSFVLLFASGDTNQGPKFAYIDSTKVLQSYSKFITLQAKYQEDAAFYQKKLNELAAEINSMKEQGVSEQEINKKIAEYSQKQQQYSQMLNNEYQPKFSQIEQEILEKIAQYAEIMGYDFVFNSKSMAYGNSKYDITAQFIEYLNSAQ
- the surE gene encoding 5'/3'-nucleotidase SurE, coding for MNILVTNDDGVTADGILCLARYLSKKHEVTVVAPETEQSAVGHAITLRFPLWLRKIDINEEFEIYAVSGTPADCVKMGIDVVLKEKPDLLISGINRGNNLGTDVVYSGTVSGALEGAIAGVPSIAISSFSFENPLYETAAKFILEFLEEFDVKSIPRFTALNINVPSVPYGELKGWKLTRQSKRMYEDYFEQRKDPSGGNYYWMMGNIIENDPDPKADYKAVAEKYVSVTPISVFLTNEEYLKRLEERYEDKAIR
- a CDS encoding MATE family efflux transporter; its protein translation is MGIYRDLFKIAIPVALQQFLFSSVSFLDTLMIGRLGEDAIAAIGLANQFFFFYNIVLFGLVSGGAIFFSQFWGKGDFEGLSKSTALTTLSSLFVSIPFFVLSLFFPGYVMRFFSPDPIVIELGVKYIKILSISFPIFAISMVFSFMLRSIHKAHIPMYTTIIELTTNVFLNYVLIFGNFGFPKLGVIGAAIATVFSRIIGLFVLIVTVKLQKLPGMFSLHHIGALNKNFINRFFHYTLPTLANEFAWSLGFTMYSVIYAHMSTKVIAARNIIGTIEGFAWAFSFSLANAASVIIGNYLGAKRFGEAYKISRKIIKLTEIVATISAAATYILTVFSVDLFNISQDVKSLVIVAMAISMGFVPIKIFNGLNIVGFLRAGGDTRFSFAVEATTLWVLGVPLAAIGGLILKLSFPLVLLLTMVDEITKFFILLSRYKSRKWVRNVVENI
- a CDS encoding ArsR/SmtB family transcription factor: MEEKIISTANILKAMGHPTRLKILYLLNKKPHCVCELLDILKVSQPNLSQHLALLRNMGIIKDERKANMVFYSLENEFVKKVLSLLD
- the def gene encoding peptide deformylase, which codes for MRIRLYGDPILRKSAKAVKDFKYLQEIKEDMLKTMYLEDGVGLAAPQVGLSLRFFVMDDGSGPLFIVNPEIIAHSEEKEIGEEGCLSLPGIFENVERYKWVKLKFQDEYGKVQTRLFEGYSARIVQHERDHLDGILFIDHLPNAVKRRLAPELSKIMRMRMEEKK
- a CDS encoding Mrp/NBP35 family ATP-binding protein, with protein sequence MPNPQFNLNNDNEKIKEKMSKVKHKIAVLSGKGGVGKTTVAVNLATALAESGYRVGILDLDMHGPNIVRMLGEKNPTVDGEEIVPAEILPNLKALSIGMLVESGKAVIWRGPLKHSAIKQFLGDTKWGELDYLIFDLPPGTGDEALSLFQTIPELDGVVMVTTPQKVALDDVRRAIDFVHAMNKKLLGIVENMSYVKCPKCEEKIEIFGSGGGKILAEEYNVELLGQIPLDPKAAKYADEGKPITLYMRESEVEAEFRKIVEKIAKIVEK
- a CDS encoding YaaR family protein encodes the protein MRIEPTGDPKIKNEAIKKKKKAKGKHKVGFSNETPGFFDVLLDVEEEKINVELERIVQDILDAGNDFVRSPTPDTLRRYKEKIKKFLKLIEKKMYKLAGKMDYSTNSPRLHVIVEEVDEKLKNIAEKLITSEGGTINFAAKVEEINGLILDLYK
- the abc-f gene encoding ribosomal protection-like ABC-F family protein, which produces MIVLNNVSLHFPGKELLNNVSLNISDGEKVALIGKNGSGKTTLLKAIVGEFKEYTGQINTTGKVVYLDQYRTFSSNTPYEYYMEVADTPEKERLVRSILKGFGFEEEDWKRNLSTFSGGEKTRLQIGRLFLEEADFILLDEPTNYLDIAGIHFLKNLLKSFKGGYIIISHDRSFLRDTCERFLEINNGKIWDFRMGFDAYLKERESLILHQKRSMKNKQREIERLKKIIERYRKWGREKFIKQAKSKEKILQKILEELQSEVIFEEETKKNVSIPIPENTGYIVLNVKGLKFLNIIDDVTFTVYSGDKIAILGPNGSGKSTILKFISGKLKGEGLVEFGYNVKVEFLDQFVEELDEENSVFEEIANEMEMQPDYVIRAYAGRFGFKGEDVFKTISELSGGERQILALAKVLLKKPNLLILDEPTNHMDLETVEALEDALKEYKGSLILVSHDEELVKNVCNRYFILKDKKLLEVSDISQYEPKEEKKEEKIINTDYEEKKRRKNRIKKLKMEIEKLNEEEKRLLKKIDEIDLKLLNVGSDYIKAMELSEEKEKLEEKILNLLQKIDEMEKEIKYLEI
- a CDS encoding DEAD/DEAH box helicase: MNFEDFNLSEKTLYAINEKGFEKPTPVQKRVIPILLNKEKNLIVQAKTGTGKTAAFGIPLIELLESKGYVQAIILTPTRELALQVSEEINSLKRKRLKILPVYGGQSISRQIEHLKRGVDIVVGTPGRILDHLERKTIDLSKVEYFILDEADEMLDMGFIDDVEKILKSTSDEKIFLMFSATIPRRIIDLAKKYIKNYEVIKIADKQLTTNLTEQIYIELNENDKFEALCRIIDVEDDFYGMVFCRTKVEVDNVSSKLIERGYDAEALHGDFSQYQRERVLKKFKEKRINILVATDVAARGIDISGLTHVINYSIPLNPEHYVHRVGRTGRAGREGVAITFVTPKEYRQLFRIKKFSKAKIKEGKIPSVEQIIRAKSERIKSELLKEEKKLPNIYYNLADELLKKTNPREVIAKLLNMSFKSLNPEKYEKVLPPKENEVVRLFIAKGKQAGLTKKDLVRFIVEKTNISPKVISDVVVLDKFSFITVPYKEAEIILSIFKKRGRRSLISKAKERN